The following coding sequences are from one Microbacterium sp. SORGH_AS_0969 window:
- the dnaE gene encoding DNA polymerase III subunit alpha yields the protein MLDGAARIGPMVQEAVKQGMPAIAVTDHGNTFAAFEFYKTAKDAGIKPIIGIEAYVTPGTHRSDKTRVRWGTPEQQSDDVSGSGAYTHMTLLSETTEGMHNLFRLSSKASMEGYYFKPRMDRELLQTYSKGLIATTGCPSGEVQTRLRLGQYEAARAAAAEFQDIFGKDNYFAEIMDHGLSIERRVMGDLLKISKDLGIPLVGTNDLHYTHQHDATSHAALLCVQSGSTLDDPKRFKFDGDGYYVKSPAEMRQVFRDHPEACDSTLLIAERCNVEFDTSANYMPRFPVPPGETEGSWMIKEVENGLQDRYPGGIPDAVRKQAEYETDVILQMGFPGYFLVVADFINWAKNNGIRVGPGRGSGAGSMVAYAMKITDLDPLQHGLIFERFLNPDRVSMPDFDVDFDDRRRGEVIQYVTEKYGDERVAQIVTYGTIKAKQALKDAGRVLGFPFSMGDKLTKAMPPAVMGKDMPLDGMFNPEHPRYKEASEFRTLIETDAEAKTVFDTALGLENLKRQWGVHAAGVIMSSEPLIDIIPIMRREQDGQIVTQFDYPACESLGLIKMDFLGLRNLTIINDALDNIEANRGHPLVLEDLELDDAASYELLARGDTLGVFQLDGGPMRSLLRLMRPDNFEDISAVLALYRPGPMGVNSHINYALRKNKQQEIEPIHPELEEPLADILDTTYGLIVYQEQVMAVAQRVAGYTLGQADLLRRAMGKKKKSELDKQKEIFFGGMTERGYGEVAQQTLWKVLESFADYAFNKAHTAAYGLVSYWTAYLKAHYPAEYMAALLTSVGDSKDKMAVYLNECRRMGIKVLPPDVNESIRFFAAVGEDIRFGLGAVRNVGANVVDGIVAARQDAKYASFHDFLAKVPMHVANKRTVESLIKAGAFDSLGSTRRALLEIHEDACEGAVSDKRREANGEVGFDFDSLWDEPQQVSKVPDRPEWTKKDKLAFEREMLGLYVSDHPLAGLEVPLAKHASTSIHDLLSSEDVQDGDQVTVAGLLTSVQHRVAKQSGNPYGMVTVEDFNGEVTVMFMGKTYAEFAPILQGDSILVVRGRVSRRDDGLNLHAQSAFAPDLEGMDAASGLTLVVPEQRANEALIGELAQTLQRHAGDTEVLLKLHKGGTAKVFEVPLPVRVTADLFGELKGLLGPNCLG from the coding sequence ATGCTCGACGGAGCCGCGCGCATCGGTCCGATGGTGCAAGAGGCCGTCAAACAGGGCATGCCCGCGATCGCCGTCACCGACCACGGCAACACCTTCGCCGCGTTCGAGTTCTACAAGACCGCGAAAGACGCGGGCATCAAGCCGATCATCGGTATCGAGGCCTACGTCACGCCGGGAACTCACCGCTCCGACAAGACGCGCGTGCGCTGGGGCACGCCCGAGCAGCAGAGCGACGACGTCTCGGGCTCGGGTGCATACACGCACATGACCCTGCTGTCCGAGACGACCGAGGGAATGCACAATCTCTTCCGGCTTTCGTCCAAGGCGAGCATGGAGGGCTACTACTTCAAGCCGCGCATGGACCGCGAGCTGCTGCAGACCTACAGCAAGGGACTGATCGCGACGACCGGGTGTCCGTCCGGAGAGGTGCAGACGCGTCTGCGCCTGGGCCAGTACGAGGCAGCCCGTGCCGCGGCGGCAGAGTTCCAAGACATCTTCGGCAAAGACAACTACTTCGCCGAGATCATGGACCACGGGTTGTCGATCGAGCGCCGGGTCATGGGCGACCTGTTGAAGATCTCGAAAGACCTCGGCATCCCCCTCGTCGGTACCAACGACCTGCACTACACGCACCAGCACGACGCGACGAGCCATGCCGCCCTCCTCTGCGTGCAGTCGGGCTCGACGCTCGACGACCCCAAGCGCTTCAAGTTCGACGGCGACGGCTACTACGTCAAGTCGCCCGCTGAGATGCGCCAGGTCTTCCGCGACCACCCCGAGGCGTGCGACAGTACGCTGCTCATCGCGGAGCGGTGCAACGTCGAGTTCGACACTTCGGCCAACTACATGCCGCGCTTCCCGGTGCCGCCCGGCGAGACCGAGGGCAGTTGGATGATCAAAGAGGTCGAGAACGGCCTGCAGGACCGCTACCCGGGCGGCATCCCCGACGCGGTGCGCAAGCAGGCCGAGTACGAGACCGACGTCATCCTGCAGATGGGGTTCCCCGGCTACTTCCTCGTCGTCGCCGACTTCATCAACTGGGCGAAGAACAACGGCATCCGCGTCGGTCCCGGTCGCGGTTCGGGCGCCGGCTCGATGGTCGCCTACGCGATGAAGATCACCGACCTCGATCCGCTGCAGCACGGCCTTATCTTCGAGCGGTTCCTCAACCCCGACCGCGTCTCGATGCCCGACTTCGACGTCGACTTCGACGACCGTCGCCGTGGCGAGGTCATCCAGTACGTGACCGAGAAGTACGGCGACGAGCGCGTCGCACAGATCGTCACGTACGGCACGATCAAGGCCAAGCAGGCGCTGAAAGACGCCGGGCGTGTGCTCGGTTTCCCCTTCAGCATGGGCGACAAGCTCACGAAGGCCATGCCCCCCGCCGTGATGGGCAAAGACATGCCGCTGGACGGCATGTTCAACCCCGAGCACCCGCGCTACAAAGAGGCGAGCGAGTTCCGCACCCTCATCGAGACCGACGCCGAGGCGAAAACCGTGTTCGACACGGCCCTCGGGCTCGAGAACCTCAAGCGCCAGTGGGGCGTGCACGCGGCCGGTGTGATCATGTCGAGCGAGCCGCTCATCGACATCATCCCGATCATGCGTCGCGAGCAGGACGGCCAGATCGTCACGCAGTTCGACTACCCCGCGTGCGAGTCGCTCGGCCTGATCAAGATGGACTTCCTGGGGCTGCGCAACCTCACGATCATCAACGACGCGCTCGACAACATCGAGGCCAACCGGGGTCATCCACTCGTGCTGGAAGACCTCGAGCTCGACGATGCGGCATCCTACGAGCTGCTCGCCCGGGGCGACACGCTCGGCGTGTTCCAGCTCGACGGTGGGCCCATGCGCTCTCTGCTGCGCCTCATGCGCCCCGACAACTTCGAGGACATCTCGGCCGTGCTGGCGCTGTATCGCCCGGGTCCGATGGGCGTGAACTCGCACATCAACTACGCGCTGCGCAAGAACAAGCAGCAAGAGATCGAGCCGATCCATCCCGAGCTCGAAGAGCCGCTGGCCGACATCCTCGACACCACCTACGGCCTGATCGTCTATCAGGAGCAGGTGATGGCCGTCGCCCAGCGCGTCGCCGGGTACACGCTCGGTCAGGCCGATCTGCTGCGCCGTGCGATGGGCAAGAAGAAGAAGAGCGAGCTCGACAAGCAGAAAGAGATCTTCTTCGGCGGGATGACCGAGCGCGGCTACGGCGAGGTCGCGCAGCAGACGCTGTGGAAAGTGCTCGAGTCGTTCGCCGACTACGCGTTCAACAAGGCGCACACGGCCGCCTACGGGCTCGTGTCGTACTGGACGGCGTACCTCAAGGCGCACTATCCCGCCGAGTACATGGCCGCGCTGCTGACGAGCGTCGGCGACTCCAAAGACAAGATGGCCGTCTACCTCAACGAGTGCCGCCGCATGGGCATCAAGGTGCTGCCCCCCGACGTCAACGAGTCGATCCGTTTCTTCGCCGCCGTCGGCGAGGACATCCGCTTCGGCCTCGGAGCGGTGCGCAACGTCGGCGCCAACGTCGTCGACGGGATCGTTGCAGCCCGGCAGGATGCCAAGTACGCCTCGTTCCACGACTTCCTCGCGAAGGTGCCCATGCACGTCGCCAACAAGCGCACGGTCGAGTCGCTGATCAAGGCCGGCGCTTTCGACTCGCTCGGCTCCACTCGTCGGGCACTCCTCGAGATCCACGAGGACGCGTGCGAAGGGGCCGTGAGCGACAAGAGGCGCGAAGCCAACGGCGAGGTGGGTTTCGACTTCGATTCGCTCTGGGACGAGCCGCAGCAGGTGTCGAAGGTCCCGGACCGGCCCGAATGGACGAAGAAGGACAAGCTCGCGTTCGAGCGCGAGATGTTGGGGCTCTACGTCTCGGATCATCCTCTGGCGGGCCTCGAGGTCCCGCTCGCGAAGCACGCGTCGACCTCGATCCACGATCTGCTCTCGTCGGAAGACGTGCAGGACGGCGATCAGGTGACGGTCGCAGGCCTTCTGACCAGCGTGCAGCACCGGGTGGCCAAACAGAGTGGCAACCCCTACGGCATGGTGACGGTCGAGGATTTCAACGGCGAGGTCACCGTGATGTTCATGGGCAAGACCTACGCCGAGTTCGCCCCGATTCTGCAGGGCGACTCGATCCTCGTCGTGCGCGGTCGAGTGTCGCGCCGCGACGACGGTCTGAACCTGCACGCCCAGTCCGCGTTCGCCCCCGACCTCGAGGGGATGGACGCGGCGAGCGGTCTGACGCTCGTCGTTCCGGAGCAGCGCGCGAACGAAGCCCTGATCGGCGAGCTCGCGCAGACCCTGCAGCGGCATGCGGGTGATACCGAGGTGCTTCTCAAGCTTCACAAAGGTGGGACGGCAAAGGTCTTCGAGGTGCCTTTGCCTGTTCGCGTGACCGCCGACCTCTTCGGTGAGTTGAAGGGATTGCTCGGGCCCAACTGCCTGGGTTGA
- a CDS encoding NUDIX domain-containing protein, with protein sequence MPTPDFVLELRRLVGTRPLPLVGVTAVVVRDDVVLLGRRSDNGRLTPVTGIVDPGEEPADAAVREAAEEAGVRIRADRLAWVHQIPRVTYANGDQSDYLDLVFACTWLSGEPEPVDGEMTEVGWHPIAGLDELLDDEMHARVRAGLTDGPTRFEQNASPA encoded by the coding sequence GTGCCCACGCCAGACTTCGTCCTCGAACTCCGCCGCCTCGTCGGCACCCGCCCCCTGCCTCTGGTCGGCGTGACCGCCGTGGTCGTGCGCGACGACGTCGTCCTGCTCGGACGGCGCAGTGACAACGGCCGCCTGACCCCGGTCACCGGGATCGTCGACCCCGGAGAAGAGCCCGCGGATGCCGCTGTCCGCGAGGCCGCGGAGGAAGCCGGTGTTCGCATTCGCGCCGACCGACTCGCCTGGGTGCACCAGATTCCCCGCGTGACGTACGCCAACGGCGACCAGAGCGACTACCTCGATCTCGTCTTCGCCTGCACGTGGCTGTCGGGTGAGCCCGAGCCCGTCGACGGCGAGATGACCGAGGTCGGATGGCATCCGATCGCCGGCCTCGACGAGCTTCTGGATGACGAGATGCACGCTCGCGTCCGCGCGGGACTCACCGACGGGCCGACGCGATTCGAGCAGAACGCCTCGCCCGCGTGA
- a CDS encoding RluA family pseudouridine synthase, whose product MESRHLPVPDGLDGTRVDQALAKMLGFSRTFAAEIADAGGVSVDGRSVARSDRLRGGGWLSVEWEPKREPEIVPVEVADLGIVWDDDDIVVVDKPAGVAAHPSVGWEGPTVLGALAAAGFRIATSGPAERRGVVHRLDAGTSGLMVVAKTERAYTLLKSAFKEREVDKIYHAVVQGHPDPLSGTIDAPIGRHPHHSWKFAVVPDGKDSVTHYETLEAFPRASLLEIHLETGRTHQIRVHMAAHRHPCVGDPLYGADPTLSARLGLERQWLHAHRLAFTHPATGEWVSFESAYPADLAHALEILRDGF is encoded by the coding sequence ATGGAGTCGCGACACCTTCCCGTTCCCGACGGGCTCGATGGAACGCGCGTCGACCAGGCGCTGGCCAAGATGCTCGGCTTCTCGCGGACCTTCGCTGCCGAGATCGCCGACGCGGGCGGGGTGAGCGTCGACGGGCGCTCCGTCGCTCGCTCCGACCGTCTCCGCGGCGGCGGGTGGTTGAGCGTGGAGTGGGAACCGAAGCGTGAGCCCGAAATCGTGCCCGTCGAAGTCGCCGACCTCGGCATCGTCTGGGACGACGATGACATCGTCGTCGTCGACAAGCCCGCGGGCGTGGCGGCTCATCCCTCCGTGGGGTGGGAGGGGCCGACCGTGCTCGGCGCCCTCGCCGCGGCGGGGTTCCGTATCGCCACGAGCGGGCCGGCCGAGCGCCGCGGCGTGGTCCACCGGCTCGACGCCGGGACGAGCGGTCTGATGGTCGTGGCCAAGACCGAACGCGCCTACACGCTCCTGAAGAGCGCGTTCAAGGAGCGCGAGGTCGACAAGATCTATCACGCGGTCGTTCAGGGGCACCCCGACCCGCTGTCGGGAACCATCGACGCGCCGATTGGGCGTCATCCGCACCACTCGTGGAAGTTCGCGGTCGTTCCCGACGGGAAAGACTCGGTGACCCACTACGAGACGCTCGAGGCGTTCCCTCGCGCGTCGCTCCTCGAGATCCACCTCGAGACCGGGCGCACGCATCAGATCCGCGTGCACATGGCGGCTCATCGGCATCCCTGTGTCGGCGACCCCCTGTACGGCGCCGATCCCACGCTCTCCGCCCGTCTGGGACTCGAGCGTCAGTGGCTCCACGCCCACCGGCTCGCCTTCACCCACCCCGCGACGGGGGAGTGGGTCAGCTTCGAGTCGGCGTACCCCGCCGACCTCGCGCACGCGCTCGAGATCCTCCGCGACGGATTCTGA
- the lspA gene encoding signal peptidase II — MRSRPPLRSAAAGILIAILAVVVLAADQLAKMIAIENLPPERVVPVIGEALQLYLVRNPGAAFSLGEGVTWIFTIALAGVACVILFLAVTRVRSRLWAVVLGLLLGGVLGNLSDRLFREPGFPVGHVVDFISTPWMMPAIYNVADVFIVSMMISVALLVLFGLRLDGTRETRASRAADAAAPDDSVDAATDPGSR, encoded by the coding sequence TTGCGCAGTCGACCTCCCCTGCGTTCGGCGGCGGCCGGCATCCTCATCGCGATCCTCGCGGTGGTGGTGCTGGCCGCCGACCAGTTGGCGAAGATGATCGCCATCGAGAACCTCCCTCCCGAGCGCGTCGTCCCCGTCATCGGCGAGGCGCTCCAGCTGTACCTCGTGCGAAACCCCGGGGCGGCTTTCTCGCTCGGCGAGGGTGTCACCTGGATCTTCACGATCGCCCTGGCGGGCGTGGCGTGCGTCATCCTCTTCCTCGCGGTCACGCGGGTCCGCTCGCGGCTATGGGCGGTCGTGCTGGGTCTCCTGCTCGGCGGAGTGCTGGGCAACCTGAGCGACAGGCTCTTCCGCGAACCGGGCTTCCCCGTCGGCCACGTCGTCGACTTCATCTCGACCCCGTGGATGATGCCGGCGATCTACAACGTCGCCGATGTGTTCATCGTCTCGATGATGATCTCCGTCGCACTGCTGGTGCTCTTCGGCCTCCGTCTCGACGGCACGCGCGAGACGCGGGCATCCCGCGCCGCCGATGCCGCCGCGCCCGACGACAGCGTCGACGCCGCGACCGACCCCGGTTCTCGCTGA
- a CDS encoding DivIVA domain-containing protein, which translates to MALTPDDVVTKQFQHVRFKEGFDPDEVDDFLDEIVVEWRKTIAENEELKAKLAAFESGEAAPVAAAPAAEAPKVEEPVVAEAPAAAPEAPAVEADAAPAAQSAGIIELAQRLHDEHVAEGKAQRDQLISEAQAQAASIVAEAEQKGREERARLEKERVTLEGRITELRNFERDYRSQLRSYIEGQLRDLDTTASSSGSTPVSAIGL; encoded by the coding sequence ATGGCACTGACCCCCGATGACGTCGTCACCAAGCAGTTCCAGCACGTGCGCTTCAAGGAGGGTTTCGACCCCGATGAGGTCGACGACTTCCTCGACGAGATCGTCGTCGAGTGGCGCAAGACGATCGCCGAGAACGAAGAGCTGAAGGCGAAGCTCGCCGCGTTCGAGTCCGGCGAGGCGGCCCCGGTGGCCGCGGCCCCCGCGGCCGAGGCGCCCAAGGTCGAAGAGCCGGTCGTCGCCGAGGCGCCTGCAGCGGCTCCGGAGGCCCCCGCGGTCGAGGCCGACGCTGCTCCCGCCGCGCAGAGCGCCGGCATCATCGAGCTGGCCCAGCGCCTGCACGACGAGCACGTCGCCGAGGGTAAGGCCCAGCGCGACCAGCTCATCAGCGAGGCTCAGGCGCAGGCGGCGTCCATCGTCGCCGAGGCCGAGCAGAAGGGTCGCGAAGAGCGCGCCCGTCTCGAGAAGGAGCGCGTCACCCTCGAGGGTCGTATCACCGAGCTGCGCAACTTCGAGCGCGACTACCGCTCGCAGCTCCGCTCCTACATCGAGGGTCAGCTCCGCGACCTCGACACCACCGCGTCGTCCTCTGGCTCGACGCCCGTGTCGGCGATCGGTCTGTAG
- a CDS encoding YggT family protein translates to MAVLSLVGSILSALLFIYIVLLLARLVLEYIPMFNREWRPRGAVLVIAEIVYTVTDPPIRLIRRFIPPLRIGGIAFDFGFAITMFLCFLLLSVTRSLSAL, encoded by the coding sequence GTGGCCGTCCTGAGCCTGGTCGGCTCGATCCTCAGTGCGCTCCTCTTCATCTACATCGTGCTGCTGCTCGCGCGCCTCGTGCTCGAGTACATCCCGATGTTCAACCGGGAGTGGCGCCCTCGCGGCGCTGTTCTCGTGATCGCCGAGATCGTGTATACGGTGACCGATCCTCCGATCAGACTGATCCGTCGCTTCATCCCGCCCCTGCGCATCGGGGGGATCGCGTTCGATTTCGGATTCGCGATCACCATGTTCCTGTGCTTCCTGCTGCTGAGCGTCACGCGGTCCCTCTCGGCCTTGTGA
- a CDS encoding cell division protein SepF — protein MSNPLKKTMVYLGLADEEETYDEPAPQPAARKQQPQQTAPIEKAAPVTPLHRPAVVRQPAAGPVSEILTVHPKQYRDAQTIAENFREGIPVIINLSQMSDADARRLIDFASGLSLGLYGRIERVTSKVFLLSPENIAVSGDGAIAQADPEVAPFAPQ, from the coding sequence ATGTCGAACCCGCTCAAGAAGACGATGGTTTACCTGGGACTCGCCGATGAGGAGGAGACCTATGACGAGCCTGCGCCGCAGCCGGCCGCGCGCAAGCAGCAGCCGCAGCAGACCGCGCCGATCGAGAAGGCTGCTCCCGTGACCCCCCTGCATCGGCCCGCCGTAGTGCGTCAGCCCGCTGCCGGTCCGGTCAGTGAGATCCTGACGGTGCACCCCAAGCAGTACCGCGATGCGCAGACGATCGCCGAGAACTTCCGCGAGGGGATTCCGGTCATCATCAACCTGTCGCAGATGAGCGACGCCGACGCGCGTCGTCTGATCGACTTCGCGAGCGGACTGTCGCTCGGTCTCTACGGACGCATCGAACGGGTCACGAGCAAGGTCTTCCTGCTCTCGCCCGAGAACATCGCCGTCTCCGGAGACGGTGCGATCGCGCAGGCCGACCCCGAGGTCGCGCCCTTCGCGCCTCAGTAA
- a CDS encoding YggS family pyridoxal phosphate-dependent enzyme, translating into MSTALADRLADVDARIADAARAAGRDLGGITRIVVTKFHPASLVRELHDLGVRDVGENRQQELTVKRDELASLSDLRWHFIGQAQTNKARAVRAAADVVHSVDRPRIADALDAAGSGDPLDVLLQVNLTDDAGRGGIAPGDVEALAAHVAGLASLRVRGVMAVAPLDEDPAHAFERLRRSADVVRTVVPEATWISAGMTGDFPEAIAMGATHLRIGSAITGPRPVRG; encoded by the coding sequence ATGTCCACCGCCCTCGCCGATCGCCTCGCCGACGTCGATGCACGCATCGCGGATGCCGCCCGCGCGGCGGGCCGCGATCTCGGCGGGATCACGCGCATCGTCGTGACGAAGTTCCACCCGGCATCCCTCGTCCGTGAGCTGCACGATCTGGGAGTCCGCGATGTCGGCGAGAACCGGCAGCAGGAGCTGACGGTCAAACGCGATGAGCTGGCGAGTCTCTCCGACCTCCGCTGGCACTTCATCGGGCAGGCCCAGACGAACAAGGCGCGGGCCGTCCGCGCCGCGGCCGACGTGGTCCACTCCGTCGATCGTCCGCGCATCGCCGATGCTCTGGATGCCGCGGGCTCGGGCGATCCGCTCGACGTGCTGCTGCAGGTGAACCTGACGGACGACGCCGGGCGCGGGGGAATCGCTCCGGGTGACGTGGAAGCCCTTGCTGCCCACGTCGCGGGACTGGCGTCGCTGCGTGTCCGGGGCGTGATGGCGGTGGCACCGCTCGACGAAGACCCCGCTCACGCCTTCGAGCGTCTTCGTCGGAGCGCGGACGTCGTGCGCACGGTCGTCCCGGAAGCGACGTGGATCTCGGCGGGGATGACCGGCGACTTCCCCGAAGCGATCGCAATGGGTGCGACACACCTACGGATCGGATCGGCAATCACGGGTCCGAGGCCCGTGCGCGGATAG
- the ftsZ gene encoding cell division protein FtsZ — MSHNQNYLAVIKVVGVGGGGVNAVNRMIELGLRGVEFIAINTDAQALLMSDADVKLDVGRELTRGLGAGADPEVGRRAAEDHAEEIEEALRGADMVFVTAGEGGGTGTGGAPVVAKIAKSIGALTIGVVTKPFSFEGRRRQSQAEGGVQRLKEEVDTLIVVPNDRLLEISDRGISMIEAFATADQVLLAGVQGITDLITTPGLINLDFADVKSVMQGAGSALMGIGSARGADRAIKAAELAVESPLLEASIEGAHGVLLSIQGGSNLGIFEINDAAQLVKEAAHPEANIIFGTVIDDTLGDEVRVTVIAAGFDGGEPSLRIDAVGAQRSVSAPVVPVIPADDVARDLHAAEEQKASTERAPERKPEPAPVAAHVPESSYEGGFAEDDLDVPDFLK; from the coding sequence ATGAGCCACAACCAGAACTACCTCGCCGTGATCAAGGTCGTCGGTGTGGGCGGGGGCGGCGTCAACGCCGTCAACCGCATGATCGAGCTCGGCCTGCGCGGCGTGGAGTTCATCGCGATCAACACCGACGCGCAGGCGCTGCTCATGAGCGACGCCGACGTCAAGCTCGACGTCGGCCGCGAGCTGACGCGCGGCCTGGGCGCGGGCGCGGATCCCGAGGTGGGCCGTCGCGCCGCCGAGGACCACGCCGAGGAGATCGAGGAGGCGCTCCGCGGTGCCGACATGGTCTTCGTCACGGCGGGCGAGGGCGGCGGCACCGGAACCGGTGGCGCTCCCGTCGTCGCCAAGATCGCCAAGTCGATCGGCGCCCTCACCATCGGTGTCGTGACCAAGCCCTTCTCGTTCGAGGGTCGTCGCCGCCAGAGCCAGGCCGAGGGCGGTGTCCAGCGCCTGAAGGAAGAGGTCGACACCCTCATCGTCGTCCCCAACGACCGTCTCCTCGAGATCAGCGACCGCGGCATCTCGATGATCGAGGCCTTCGCCACGGCCGACCAGGTGCTGCTCGCCGGTGTCCAGGGCATCACCGACCTCATCACGACCCCGGGTCTGATCAACCTCGACTTCGCCGACGTCAAGAGCGTCATGCAGGGAGCGGGGTCGGCCCTGATGGGCATCGGCTCGGCGCGGGGGGCGGATCGCGCCATCAAGGCCGCCGAGCTCGCCGTCGAATCGCCCCTGCTCGAGGCGTCGATCGAAGGAGCGCACGGCGTGCTGCTGTCGATCCAGGGCGGCTCGAACCTCGGCATCTTCGAGATCAACGACGCCGCACAGCTCGTCAAGGAAGCGGCGCACCCCGAGGCGAACATCATCTTCGGTACGGTCATCGACGACACGCTCGGCGACGAGGTCCGCGTCACGGTCATCGCCGCCGGCTTCGACGGGGGAGAGCCGTCGCTGCGCATCGACGCGGTCGGCGCCCAGCGCTCCGTCTCGGCTCCCGTCGTCCCCGTCATCCCCGCCGACGACGTGGCGCGCGACCTGCACGCGGCCGAGGAGCAGAAGGCATCGACGGAGCGTGCCCCCGAGCGCAAGCCCGAGCCCGCCCCCGTCGCGGCCCACGTCCCCGAGTCGTCGTACGAAGGCGGATTCGCCGAGGACGACCTCGACGTGCCGGACTTCCTCAAGTAA
- a CDS encoding FtsQ-type POTRA domain-containing protein produces the protein MERPSPLPSPPERRARPAEVPTARVDPALPDADGATAPVVPLIAPVGRDDETIPDAAPPAKETGTGLRDVWRASRARRRALRAEVRRFTVRQRRRRRIWIGVGVSVAVMVVATVGAAYSPLFALERVDVVGTSQLDAAAVTEALSDQVGTPLALIDDSKIKAALVRFPLVESYTLEAQPPHDLVVRIVERTPIGVVQTAAGFTVVDAAGVVLSTTPQAPAGQPVLDIPAGTSSEPFRAAGRVMRALPDGIRSQVTAVSATTPDDVTLTLGATGTRVMWGSADRSPEKARVLDLLMQKSPPDSTREYDVTSPEAGVIR, from the coding sequence GTGGAGCGGCCCTCGCCCCTGCCCTCGCCGCCGGAGCGGCGCGCCCGCCCGGCCGAGGTGCCCACGGCGCGCGTCGATCCGGCCCTGCCCGACGCGGACGGGGCGACCGCGCCTGTCGTCCCCTTGATCGCCCCGGTCGGGCGAGACGACGAGACGATCCCGGATGCCGCGCCCCCGGCGAAGGAGACCGGGACCGGCCTCCGCGATGTCTGGCGTGCCTCGCGCGCACGGCGCCGCGCGCTGCGCGCCGAGGTCCGCCGGTTCACGGTGCGTCAGCGTCGTCGTCGACGGATCTGGATCGGGGTCGGCGTCTCCGTCGCGGTGATGGTCGTGGCGACCGTGGGGGCCGCCTACAGCCCGTTGTTCGCCCTCGAGCGCGTCGACGTGGTGGGAACGTCGCAGCTCGACGCGGCCGCGGTCACCGAAGCGCTCAGCGATCAGGTCGGCACTCCGCTCGCCCTCATCGACGACAGCAAGATCAAGGCCGCCCTGGTGCGCTTTCCCCTCGTGGAGTCGTACACGCTCGAGGCGCAGCCCCCGCACGACCTCGTCGTCCGCATCGTGGAGCGCACGCCCATCGGCGTCGTGCAGACCGCGGCCGGCTTCACCGTCGTCGATGCGGCGGGCGTCGTCCTCTCCACGACTCCCCAGGCGCCGGCCGGGCAGCCGGTGCTCGACATTCCGGCCGGCACATCGTCCGAGCCGTTCCGCGCGGCCGGACGCGTGATGCGCGCGCTGCCCGACGGCATCCGTTCGCAGGTCACCGCGGTGTCCGCGACGACACCGGACGACGTGACCCTCACCCTCGGTGCGACCGGCACCCGCGTGATGTGGGGGAGCGCCGACCGCTCGCCCGAGAAGGCCCGGGTTCTCGACCTGCTGATGCAGAAGAGCCCGCCCGACAGCACCCGCGAGTACGACGTGACGTCGCCCGAGGCCGGCGTCATCCGCTGA